Proteins encoded in a region of the Ciona intestinalis chromosome 6, KH, whole genome shotgun sequence genome:
- the LOC100176674 gene encoding LOW QUALITY PROTEIN: CAAX prenyl protease 1 homolog (The sequence of the model RefSeq protein was modified relative to this genomic sequence to represent the inferred CDS: deleted 1 base in 1 codon): protein MLFESVLGFSWIVYLWESYLSKRQHSIYVNVQSVPKELTSVIDQSTFDKSRRYALDKSTYGFWNGLYSQIESTAILWLGGLPFLWAASGVVLEKLGYNSEHEILHSLVFTLLGSLFGLVTELPWSLYFTFVVEERHGFNKMTLGFFLKDSVKKTLVSQAISLPLTALIIYVVKVGGDYFFVYAWLLVLCISMVLLHIYPEFIAPLFDKYNPLPDGELKTKINELAQSLDFPLQKLYVVEGSKRSAHSNAYMYGFHKNKRIVLFDTLLEDYTPVGRTDQTNSDSTEVPESDREESNSGKGEDVNKTDKDCETKKIGCNTEEVVAVLGHELGHWKFSHMLKNIVIMQGSILFSFFVFGQLMNNKQIFAAFGFIDQQPILIRLYIVFSFIFSPINEIESFLMHILSRRFEFQADEFAVNLGKREKLKSALLKLFKDNLAFPVADWMYSARHYSHPPLLERLRAMDQYKPKQE from the exons atgttatttgaGTCCGTTTTAGGCTTCTCTTGGATTGTATATTTGTGGGAATCGTATTTATCTAAACGCCAA CATTCAATTTACGTTAACGTACAAAGTGTTCCGAAAGAACTAACTTCTGTTATTGACCAATCTACGTTCGACAAATCGCGTCGTTATGCCCTGGATAAAAGCACCTATGGATTTTGGAATGGTCTCTATTCACAAATTGAAAGCACG gCGATTCTCTGGTTAGGGGGATTACCCTTCCTATGGGCTGCTTCAGGTGTTGTGCTTGAAAAGTTAGGATACAATTCTGAACATGAG attctTCATTCACTTGTATTTACTTTGCTTGGAAGTTTATTTGGTTTGGTAACGGAGCTACCGTGGTCTCTGTATTTCACATTTGTGGTGGAGGAAAGACATGGATTCAATAAAATG acATTGGGATTTTTCCTCAAAGACTCT GTAAAAAAGACTCTGGTCTCCCAAGCCATATCTCTACCACTAACAgcattaattatttatgttgtaaaaGTTGGCGGAGATTATTTCTTCGTGTACGCTTGGTTGCTTGTACTCTGTATTTCAATG GTACTTCTTCATATATATCCTGAATTCATTGCCCCATTGTTTGACAAGTACAATCCATTACCAGATGGGGAACTGAAAACTAAAATCAATGAGTTAGCCCAATCATTAGATTTTCCATTACAAAAGCTGTATGTAGTTGAAG GTTCAAAAAGGTCAGCCCACAGCAATGCTTATATGTACGGCTTCCATAAAAACAAACGTATCGTGCTCTTTGACACTCTACTAGAAGACTACACCCCAGTTGGCCGGACAGACCAAACGAACTCG GATTCCACAGAAGTTCCTGAAAGTGATCGCGAAGAAAGTAATTCTGGTAAAG GGGAAGACGTAAACAAAACAGATAAGGATTGTGAAACAAAGAAGATTGGTTGCAACACTGAAGAAGTTGTGGCAGTGCTTGGGCATGAACTTGGTCACTGGAAGTTTTCACATATGCTTAAGAACATTGTGATAATGCAG GGTAGCATCctgttttcattctttgtaTTCGGTCAACTAATGAACAATAAGCAAATATTTGCTGCATTTGGTTTTATTGACCAACAACCAATATTGATTCGACTCTACATTGTTTTCAGCTTCATATTTTCACCAATTAATGAG ATTGAGTCCTTCCTAATGCACATACTCAGCAGAAGGTTTGAATTCCAAGCAGATGAATTTGCTGTTAACTTGGGCAAACgtgaaaagttaaaatcaGCCCTGTTGAAACTTTTCAAG GACAACCTAGCCTTCCCTGTAGCTGACTGGATGTATTCAGCTCGTCATTATAGCCACCCACCCCTTTTAGAAAGGTTAAGGGCAATGGACCAATACAAACCAAAACAAGAGTGA
- the wnt-a gene encoding Wnt signaling ligand (The RefSeq protein has 1 substitution compared to this genomic sequence), translating to MSKLFVDAQEFERERRNRVKRRRRKKREINERTVNLSNNKFGREVILANMGKRCRCHGISNSCEAMTCWRTLPSFRKVGEILKQSYDNAVQVHVVKKYGRYILRPRNRERHSVGHRFLSFLRMSSDFCATTGRTCEPDKTGPNGCDEMCCERGYVIKTRHVTTKCGCTFTWCCNVTCHACNETRIEHVCL from the exons ATGAGCAAGCTCTTTGTGGACGCTCAGGAGTTTGAAAGAGAAAGAAGAAATAGAGTAAAGAGGAGGAGGAGGAAAAAACGAGAAATAAACGAGAGGACGGTGAACTTGAGCAACAATAAATTTGGGAGAgag GTAATATTGGCAAACATGGGGAAACGTTGCCGTTGCCATGGGATCTCCAATAGCTGTGAAGCGATGACGTGTTGGAGAACCTTACCAAGCTTTCGTAAAGTTGgggaaatattaaaacagagTTATGATAATGCCGTTCAG GTTCATGTTGTAAAGAAATACGGTCGTTACATACTAAGACCACGTAACCGTGAAAGACATTCTGTTGGACATCGGTTCCTTTCCTTTCTTCGAATGTCCAGTGATTTCTGCGCTACTACAG GCCGTACATGTGAACCGGATGAAACCGGTCCAAACGGGTGTGACGAAATGTGCTGTGAGCGTGGCTACGTCATCAAAACACGCCACGTCACAACAAAATGTGGATGTACCTTTACCTGGTGTTGTAATGTCACTTGTCATGCTTGCAACGAGACGCGTATCGAGCAtgtgtgtttgtga
- the wnt-a gene encoding wnt signaling ligand isoform X1 codes for MKLQTLILYLGNPALHNALGRQISCFPRQLLRWTLCLHFAVIGIAAGIQWLSIGKTASISANPSLSLYNGWCTGRAYLTPKQRKICRHHYSMMTSVADAAQIALEECQTQFQSERWNCSTPPHPRRQKRSVFGRELLTGTRELSFVYALSSAAVAYAITRDCRLGKIVGCGCDQTWASRAPLNHTFDWGGCSDNIRWGIEMSKLFVDAQEFERERRNRVKRRRRKKREINERTVNLSNNKFGREVILANMGKRCRCHGISNSCEAMTCWRTLPSFRKVGEILKQSYDNAVQVHVVKKYGRYILRPRNRERHSVGHRFLSFLRMSSDFCATTGRTCEPDETGPNGCDEMCCERGYVIKTRHVTTKCGCTFTWCCNVTCHACNETRIEHVCL; via the exons ATGAAGCTACAAACGCTTATACTTTACCTTGGAAACCCCGCATTACACAATGCATTGGGAAGACAAATCTCCTGCTTTCCACGCCAGTTATTACGATGGACGTTGTGTTTACATTTCGCAGTGATCGGTATTGCAGCAGGAATACAATGGTT gtCAATTGGGAAGACGGCATCCATAAGCGCTAACCCATCTCTATCATTATACAACGGATGGTGTACGGGACGGGCGTATCTAACTCCAAAGCAACGAAAG ATTTGCCGACATCATTATTCAATGATGACGTCAGTTGCTGACGCAGCACAAATCGCGCTGGAGGAATGCCAGACGCAGTTCCAGTCAGAAAGATGGAATTGCTCAACGCCACCACATCCAAGGCGGCAGAAACGCTCCGTTTTTGGACGAGAATTACTAACAGGGACACGGGAGTTGTCATTTGTGTATGCGCTAAGCTCAGCGGCGGTTGCATACGCTATAACAAGGGATTGTAGACTGGGTAAAATAGTGGGATGTGGGTGCGACCAGACTTGGGCTAGCAGGGCGCCATTGAACCATACCTTTGACTGGGGAGGCTGTTCTGATAATATAAGATGGGGAATCGAAATGAGCAAGCTCTTTGTGGACGCTCAGGAGTTTGAAAGAGAAAGAAGAAATAGAGTAAAGAGGAGGAGGAGGAAAAAACGAGAAATAAACGAGAGGACGGTGAACTTGAGCAACAATAAATTTGGGAGAgag GTAATATTGGCAAACATGGGGAAACGTTGCCGTTGCCATGGGATCTCCAATAGCTGTGAAGCGATGACGTGTTGGAGAACCTTACCAAGCTTTCGTAAAGTTGgggaaatattaaaacagagTTATGATAATGCCGTTCAG GTTCATGTTGTAAAGAAATACGGTCGTTACATACTAAGACCACGTAACCGTGAAAGACATTCTGTTGGACATCGGTTCCTTTCCTTTCTTCGAATGTCCAGTGATTTCTGCGCTACTACAG GCCGTACATGTGAACCGGATGAAACCGGTCCAAACGGGTGTGACGAAATGTGCTGTGAGCGTGGCTACGTCATCAAAACACGCCACGTCACAACAAAATGTGGATGTACCTTTACCTGGTGTTGTAATGTCACTTGTCATGCTTGCAACGAGACGCGTATCGAGCAtgtgtgtttgtga